The Ananas comosus cultivar F153 linkage group 2, ASM154086v1, whole genome shotgun sequence genome contains a region encoding:
- the LOC109706766 gene encoding BTB/POZ domain-containing protein At1g55760, giving the protein MSDSAYRVDTTPRLAQWRIDTLSSCTYRKSDPFKIGLWNWYLTVERNKQLYVKLYPEVSTATREQPPIASFVIKLVSSASPNRKTLVHPGVCDKQLKNNDDFVWAVDTLLTGRFVIDVEFLDLKIAPPTGGEPISIWTGYHIEKHSKSTALSALGRMLTEAIHTDITINAADGSIAAHRAVLASRSPVFRSMFSHNLKEKELSTVNISDMSFDACQAFLNYIYGNFKPDEFLTHRLALLRAADKYDISDLKEACHESLLEDIDTKNVLERLQTAYLYHLPKLKSSCMRFLVHFGKIYEIRDDFNAFLLNGDRELIAEIFHEVLAAWKGL; this is encoded by the exons ATGAGCGACTCGGCGTACCGCGTGGACACGACGCCGCGGCTCGCGCAATGGCGCATCGACACCCTCTCCTCCTGCACCTACCGCAAATCCGACCCCTTCAAGATCGGACTCTGGAACTG GTACCTCACTGTGGAGAGAAATAAGCAGCTGTATGTGAAGCTCTACCCAGAAGTCTCAACTGCAACAAGGGAGCAACCCCCTATAGCTTCCTTCGTCATCAAGCTCGTCTCCTCCGCCTCTCCGAATCGCAAAACCCTAGTCCATCCAG GAGTTTGCGACAAGCAGCTAAAGAACAACGACGATTTTGTATGGGCCGTTGATACCCTTCTCACTGGCAGATTCGTAATTGACGTCGAGTTTCTCGACTTAAAGATTGCGCCGCCAACT GGCGGAGAACCGATCTCCATCTGGACTGGTTACCACATCGAGAAGCACTCCAAATCGACCGCCCTATCTGCCCTAGGCCGGATGCTCACAGAAGCCATCCACACCGACATCACGATCAATGCCGCTGACGGAAGCATCGCGGCCCACCGTGCCGTCCTCGCCTCGAGATCCCCAGTCTTCCGGAGCATGTTCTCGCACAACCTCAAAGAAAAGGAGCTGTCCACTGTCAACATCTCCGACATGTCCTTCGACGCCTGCCAGGCATTCCTAAACTACATATACGGAAACTTTAAGCCCGACGAATTCCTCACTCACCGCCTCGCCCTTCTCCGCGCCGCCGATAAGTACGACATCTCGGACCTCAAAGAGGCGTGCCACGAGAGCCTTCTCGAAGATATCGACACGAAGAATGTGCTCGAGAGGCTTCAAACTGCGTATCTTTACCATCTACCAAAGCTGAAGAGCAGCTGCATGAGGTTCCTGGTGCACTTCGGAAAGATATACGAAATCCGCGATGATTTCAATGCATTTCTTCTTAATGGTGATAGAGAGCTCATTGCAGAGATCTTTCACGAGGTTCTCGCCGCGTGGAAGGGTCTCTAG
- the LOC109725484 gene encoding subtilisin-like protease SBT5.3, with protein MGSIMKRKKKSYFLLPFLFLISILLQKPTSAAKKSYVVYFGGHTHGSEEAFLDSYERVTDAHYEFLGSVLGSKEKAQDAIFYSYTNYINGFAASLEEEEAMEISKDSSVISVFPNRGHKLHTTRSWDFLGLERNGRVPLNSIWSKANFGEDVIIGNLDTGVWPESESFREEGMGPSPSQWRGICQDEPEKGAGCNRKLIGMRYFNKGYLSAVGPAVSAASARDTAKGGAPNARAAAYKVCWPPVNGSECFDADILAAFDAAIHDGVHVLSVSLGGGPTDYFKDGVAIGSFHAVKNGVTVVCSAGNSGPDPGSVSNTAPWIITVGASTMDREFPAYLLLSNKKQIKGQSLSPSGHPGNKYYPIIRSAQAKAANATEDEADLCLQKSLDPAKAGGKIVVCIRGNNARVEKGEVVREAGGVGMILANDQATGNELIADAHVLPATHISYSDGLALLSYINSAKSAAGYITSPKTDIGTKPAPFMAAFSSQGPNTITPEILKPDITAPGVSILAAYTGASGPTGLAFDDRRVLFNSESGTSMSCPHVSGIAGLLKALHPEWSPSAIKSAIMTTSRIQDNLKEPMKNSSFLKATPFSYGSGHVQPNRAMDPGLVYDLGANDYLNFLCSLGYNSTQIATFSVEPYTCPSKPAKLEDLNYPSISIPNLAGEITITRTVRNVGTPGTYSVRVEEPRGVLVLVEPTSLKFDKVDEEKRFKVIFKAKERNLRGEYVFGRIIWSDGKHFVRSPIVVKTVMHKP; from the exons ATGGGTTCTAttatgaagaggaagaagaagagctattttctcctcccttttctctttcttatttCCATTTTGCTGCAGAAACCCACCTCTGCTGCTAAAAAG TCATATGTGGTTTACTTCGGAGGCCACACTCATGGCTCTGAAGAAGCCTTTTTAGACTCCTATGAGAGAGTCACAGATGCCCATTACGAATTTTTGGGCTCAGTATTAGGGAG CAAGGAGAAGGCCCAAGATGCAATCTTTTACTCGTACACAAATTACATCAATGGCTTTGCTGCTTCcctcgaagaagaagaagcaatggAGATCTCAA agGATTCCAGTGTTATATCAGTGTTTCCAAATAGAGGGCACAAATTACACACAACTCGATCCTGGGATTTCCTTGGGCTGGAGAGGAATGGGAGAGTGCCCCTCAACTCCATTTGGAGCAAGGCCAATTTTGGAGAAGATGTTATTATTGGAAACCTTGATACTG gTGTGTGGCCCGAGTCAGAGAGCTTCAGGGAGGAAGGCATGGGGCCGAGCCCCTCGCAGTGGAGAGGAATCTGTCAGGATGAGCCTGAAAAAGGAGCTGGTTGCAACAG GAAGTTGATCGGAATGAGGTACTTCAACAAGGGGTACCTGTCGGCGGTGGGCCCCGCCGTCTCCGCCGCCTCGGCCCGCGACACCGCCAAAGGCGGAGCCCCGAATGCACGCGCCGCGGCGTACAAGGTCTGCTGGCCCCCGGTCAACGGCAGTGAGTGCTTCGACGCCGACATCCTCGCGGCGTTCGATGCCGCCATCCACGACGGCGTGCACGTGCTCTCCGTGTCCCTTGGCGGGGGCCCCACCGACTACTTCAAGGACGGCGTGGCGATCGGCTCGTTCCACGCCGTGAAGAACGGAGTGACTGTCGTTTGCTCGGCCGGCAACTCCGGGCCTGACCCGGGCTCGGTGTCGAACACCGCACCGTGGATCATAACCGTCGGGGCGAGCACGATGGACCGCGAGTTCCCTGCCTATCTTTTGCTATCCAATAAAAAGCAAATCAAg ggacAAAGCCTTTCTCCCTCGGGGCATCCAGGAAACAAGTACTATCCTATAATCCGCTCTGCACAAGCCAAAGCTGCAAATGCGACAGAGGATGAAGC AGATTTGTGCCTGCAAAAATCTCTCGACCCCGCGAAGGCGGGGGGGAAGATAGTCGTTTGCATCCGCGGAAACAACGCGAGGGTGGAGAAAGGAGAGGTGGTTCGCGAGGCTGGCGGCGTCGGGATGATCCTCGCCAATGACCAGGCAACGGGAAATGAGCTCATCGCAGACGCGCACGTTCTTCCCGCCACCCATATCTCCTATTCCGACGGCCTCGCCCTTCTCTCCTACATCAACTCCGCCAA GTCGGCAGCGGGGTACATTACAAGCCCTAAAACCGATATCGGTACGAAACCGGCTCCTTTCATGGCCGCTTTCTCTTCTCAGGGGCCAAACACTATCACCCCTGAGATCCTCAAG CCTGATATTACAGCACCAGGGGTTAGTATTCTCGCTGCGTACACCGGTGCATCGGGGCCGACGGGATTAGCCTTCGACGACCGCCGTGTGCTCTTCAATTCGGAATCAGGTACGTCGATGTCGTGTCCCCACGTCTCGGGCATTGCGGGCCTCCTCAAAGCTCTTCACCCGGAGTGGAGCCCTTCTGCAATCAAGTCTGCTATCATGACTACAT CGAGAATTCAAGACAACTTGAAAGAGCCGATGAAGAACTCGTCCTTCTTGAAAGCCACTCCGTTCAGCTACGGCTCAGGCCATGTCCAGCCGAACCGCGCCATGGATCCAGGCCTTGTTTACGACCTAGGCGCGAACGATTACTTAAACTTCTTGTGCTCCTTGGGCTACAACTCGACCCAAATCGCCACATTCAGCGTCGAGCCCTACACATGCCCTTCTAAACCTGCAAAGCTCGAAGACTTAAACTACCCCTCCATCTCCATCCCGAACCTCGCAGGCGAAATTACTATAACCAGAACGGTGAGAAATGTCGGTACACCGGGAACGTACAGTGTTCGCGTCGAGGAGCCGCGCGGGGTTTTGGTGCTTGTGGAGCCAACAAGCCTTAAATTCGACAAAGTGGATGAGGAGAAGAGGTTCAAGGTCATTTTCAAGGCCAAGGAGAGGAATTTGAGAGGAGAGTATGTGTTTGGTAGGATTATATGGTCAGATGGAAAGCACTTTGTGAGAAGCCCAATTGTGGTGAAAACAGTGATGCATAAGCCTTAA
- the LOC109725492 gene encoding cytochrome P450 724B1: MMVGSGFLHTALVGLIGLFLGLVLDHFLPLVLNLRSAPRGSFGWPLVGETLRFLRPHASNTLGSFLEEHCSRYGKVFKSHLFCTPTIVSCDQELNHFILQNEERLFQCSYPRPIHGILGKSSMIVVVGDTHKRLRNLALTLVTSSKSKAGFLHDTEKTALHIIASWRDKKRVLFCEEARKFTFSVIVKQVLGLSPDEPQTARILEDFLTFMKGLISFPLYIPGTPYARAVQARARISLTVKAIVEERRRKGGDLNTRGDFLDVLLSNTELSEEEKISFVLDSLLGGYETTSLLISMAIYFLAQSTKSLEKLKSEHQSIRASKQEGEHLNSEDYKKMEFTQYVISEALRCGNIVKFVHRKALKDVRYKDYLIPSGWKVLPVFSAVHLDPSLHGNATEFQPSRWEGPNQATCKKHIPFGGGPRLCPGSELAKLETAFFLHHLVLNFRWRIEGEDTPMAYPYVEFQRGLPLEIEPILSLSELQQDGIGTI; the protein is encoded by the exons ATGATGGTGGGATCTGGGTTTCTCCACACTGCTTTGGTGGGATTGATTGGGCTCTTCCTGGGTTTGGTTTTGGACCATTTTCTCCCTTTGGTCTTGAACCTTAGATCAGCTCCAAGGGGCAGCTTTGGGTGGCCCTTGGTTGGTGAAACCTTGAGGTTTTTGAGACCACATGCATCAAACACCCTTGGGAGCTTCTTAGAGGAGCATTGTTCCAG GTATGGCAAAGTGTTCAAGTCACATCTCTTCTGCACCCCAACAATAGTGTCATGTGACCAAGAACTCAACCATTTCATCCTCCAAAATGAGGAGAGGCTCTTCCAGTGCAGCTACCCCAGGCCCATCCATGGAATCCTTGGTAAATCCTCCATGATAGTGGTGGTGGGTGACACCCACAAGAGGCTCAGGAACTTGGCCCTCACCCTTGTCACCTCATCCAAGTCAAAAGCTGGGTTCCTACATGACACGGAGAAAACAGCACTTCACATCATAGCCTCATGGAGAGACAAAAAGAGAGTCCTTTTCTGTGAGGAGGCTAGAAAG TTCACCTTCAGTGTGATAGTGAAGCAAGTGCTTGGCCTGTCACCAGATGAGCCCCAAACTGCCAGGATCCTTGAAGATTTTCTCACCTTCATGAAGGGCCTcatctctttccctctctacaTCCCAGGAACCCCCTATGCAAGGGCAGTTCAG GCTAGAGCTAGGATCTCACTCACTGTGAAGGCCATAGTTGAagagaggagaaggaaaggagGGGACTTGAACACCAGGGGTGATTTTCTTGATGTGCTTCTGTCCAATACTGAGCTATCTGAGGAGGAGAAAATCAGCTTTGTGTTGGACTCCCTATTGGGTGGCTATGAGACCACCTCACTTTTGATTTCCATGGCTATATATTTTCTTGCACAGTCCACAAAATCTCTAGAAAAGCTCAAG AGTGAGCATCAGAGTATCAGAGCCAGCAAGCAAGAGGGTGAACACTTGAATTCAGAGGATTATAAGAAAATGGAATTTACTCAATAT GTGATTAGTGAGGCTTTGAGATGTGGAAACATTGTTAAGTTTGTTCACAGAAAGGCCCTCAAGGATGTCAGATACAAAG ATTATCTGATTCCATCTGGTTGGAAGGTGCTGCCTGTTTTCAGTGCAGTACATTTGGACCCATCTCTTCATGGAAATGCCACAGAGTTTCAACCTAGCAGATGGGAG GGCCCAAACCAAGCAACATGCAAGAAACATATTCCATTTGGTGGTGGACCAAGGCTCTGCCCAGGATCTGAACTTGCGAAATTAGAGACTGCTTTTTTCCTCCACCACCTTGTACTCAACTTCAG ATGGCGAATTGAAGGTGAAGACACACCGATGGCTTATCCCTATGTCGAGTTCCAAAGAGGGTTGCCGCTGGAAATCGAGCCAATTTTGTCATTGTCTGAACTTCAACAGGATGGAATCGGCACAATATGA